Proteins from a genomic interval of Quercus robur chromosome 9, dhQueRobu3.1, whole genome shotgun sequence:
- the LOC126700928 gene encoding uncharacterized protein LOC126700928 translates to MMLRRKLKTLNDLKRKIMDELKLNPAWYDIKIIYRYPQEVLHERINYGYMAIKEDKHVKMMFNRIQKIPQVNAAELYVSLEALADNTIEVVQETTTTLQFTALDDGCTTIGRYTMGGYTMEGYTMGGYTLPSQDHVANTSETLYPQETHLEEEDENEDHVANDGENVEVVDEYEERIEQGDFENDVDEHEVVPNFEEENMEHHDEGDANDDIGVQHNRNTTTGYKPPAESFYSNTWEDMVDPSRLQIPFVSTWEDGMHFSKGLTFANKEAVKHALIIYAANDNRNFIIRRSTKTKLCTACVDDNCKWYVGPYMKTKFNGMWMVTSYVGPHTCIPFGLKRDGRMMDSHFVASEIVGKLQKNHTARIDELWEIIRTKYNHELFYYKIWDAKQKAIAKIFGDWEESYQKLRKLLLAYLDEDSGTQYSYHTIPRPDEGTALLRYVYWAFAPCIAAFQYCRPVISIDGTHLYGKYKRVLMIAMANDANQKVLPLAFAVVDKKSGASWGWFLECLRTSIEHVIPNDGICIISDRHKGIKCAIREWPRREDGREQVYHRYCLRHVASNFNKHFDNPILKALALKAGYASNEAKFKSIMQTIKEAEINLLRGVDPTDTRIERYIVYRSE, encoded by the coding sequence ATGATGTTACGTCGTAAGTTGAAGACgttgaatgatttgaagaggaaaataatggACGAATTGAAATTGAATCCTGCTTGGTATGACATCAAGATTATTTATCGTTACCCACAAGAAGTCCTTCATGAACGGATAAATTATGGGTATATGGCGATCAAAGAAGATAAACATGTAAAGATGATGTTTAATAGGATCCAGAAAATACCCCAAGTAAATGCTGCTGAGTTGTATGTAAGTTTGGAGGCGCTTGCAGATAACACAATTGAGGTGGTGCAAGAAACAACTACGACTTTACAATTTACAGCCCTAGATGATGGATGCACTACAATAGGAAGGTATACGATGGGAGGGTATACAATGGAAGGGTATACGATGGGAGGTTATACGCTCCCATCTCAAGATCATGTTGCTAATACTAGTGAAACCCTCTATCCTCAAGAGACACATTTAGAGGAGGAAGACGAAAACGAAGATCATGTTGCGAATGATGGTGAAAATGTTGAGGTTGTGGATGAGTACGAAGAGAGGATTGAGCAAGGCGACTTTGAGAACGATGTGGATGAACATGAAGTCGTTCCcaattttgaagaggaaaatatggagCACCATGATGAAGGTGATGCAAATGATGATATTGGTGTCCAGCATAATAGAAATACGACCACTGGCTACAAACCTCCTGCTGAGTCATTCTACTCAAATACTTGGGAAGATATGGTTGATCCTTCACGTCTTCAGATACCATTTGTCTCTACTTGGGAAGATGGGATGCATTTTtctaaagggttgacttttgcaaataaagAGGCGGTGAAGCATGCATTGATAATATACGCAGCAAAtgataatagaaattttataatcCGGAGGTCGACCAAAACGAAATTGTGCACCGCATGTGTTGACGACAACTGCAAGTGGTATGTTGGGCCATACATGAAGACTAAATTCAATGGTATGTGGATGGTCACGTCTTATGTGGGTCCACACACTTGTATACCCTTTGGCCTAAAAAGAGATGGTAGAATGATGGATTCGCATTTTGTTGCATcagaaattgtgggaaaattgcaaaaaaatcacACTGCACGTATTGATGAGCTGTGGGAGATCATACGTACTAAGTATAATCATGAgcttttttactataaaatatgggacgcaaaacaaaaggcaattgcTAAGATATTTGGGGATTGGGAGGAGTCTTACCAAAAGTTGCGAAAGTTGTTGTTGGCATACTTGGATGAGGACTCAGGTACCCAGTACAGCTATCACACCATACCTAGGCCAGACGAAGGTACTGCGTTACTACGCTATGTATATTGGGCATTCGCTCCATGCATTGCTGCATTCCAATATTGCAGGCCAGTGATTAGTATTGACGGGACTCATCTGTATGGTAAATACAAAAGGGTATTGATGATTGCAATGGCAAACGATGCTAACCAAAAGGTTTTGCCTCTCGCCTTCGCTGTTGTGGACAAGAAGTCAGGGGCtagttgggggtggtttttAGAGTGTCTCAGGACTTCCATAGAGCATGTCATACCTAACGATGGCATTTGTATTATTTCTGACCGACATAAAGGTATCAAATGTGCCATTCGAGAGTGGCCTAGACGTGAGGACGGAAGAGAACAGGTATATCACcgatattgccttcgacatgttgctagcaacttcaacaaACACTTTGATAACCCGATTCTAAAGGCATTGGCCTTGAAAGCTGGATATGCGAGTAATGAAGCTAAATTTAAGTCCATAATGCAAACCATTAAGGAGGCCGAGATTAATTTACTGAGGGGTGTAGACCCTACTGATACGCGGATTGAACGTTATATAGTTTACAGAAGCGAATAA